In Vreelandella piezotolerans, one genomic interval encodes:
- a CDS encoding GMC family oxidoreductase: MTNSHAESFDYIVVGAGTAGCLMANRLSADPQNRVLLIEAGGRDNYHWIHIPVGYLYCINNPRTDWLFRTEPDTGLNGRSLIYPRGKTLGGCSSINGMIYMRGQARDYDHWAEVTGSDEWRWENCLPDFIKHENHYRLDEGSDGDETHRAFHGHGGEWRVEKQRLKWEVLDDFAEAAVQAGIPRTEDFNRGSNEGVAYFEVNQRDGWRWNTAKAFLRSALKRDNLTLWHSTQVNRLCFDRSQALRCTGVEVVRSGKTLRVQAQKEVVLCAGAIGSPHLLQLSGIGPAEHLREHGIEAIHDLPGVGENLQDHLQIRSVYRVSNAKTLNAIASTLWGKAGIGWEYVTKRTGPMSMAPSQLGAFTRSSNDQPYPNIQYHVQPLSLEAFGQPLHPYPAITASVCNLNPTSRGTVRLKSADPRQAPAISPNYLSTPEDRKVAADSLRVTRRIAEQPAFAKYSPEEVKPGVEYQTDEELTRLAGDIGTTIFHPVGTTRMGKGDDPMAVVDATLRVRGVSGLRIADAGVMPTITSGNTNSPTLMIAEKAAGWILKENSLH; the protein is encoded by the coding sequence ATGACAAACTCCCACGCTGAGTCGTTCGACTACATCGTGGTAGGCGCAGGCACCGCAGGGTGCCTGATGGCCAACCGGCTCAGCGCCGACCCACAGAATCGGGTGCTGCTGATCGAGGCGGGCGGTCGGGATAACTACCACTGGATCCATATTCCGGTGGGCTACCTGTATTGCATCAATAACCCGCGCACCGACTGGCTGTTCCGCACCGAGCCGGACACGGGGCTAAATGGCCGCTCGCTGATCTACCCTCGAGGAAAAACCCTGGGGGGCTGCTCCAGCATCAACGGTATGATCTATATGCGTGGCCAGGCGCGGGATTACGACCACTGGGCGGAGGTCACCGGCAGTGACGAGTGGCGCTGGGAGAACTGCCTGCCGGACTTCATCAAACACGAAAACCACTACCGGCTGGATGAGGGCAGCGACGGTGACGAGACACACCGTGCGTTTCACGGCCATGGCGGTGAGTGGCGGGTCGAGAAGCAGCGCCTAAAGTGGGAAGTGCTGGACGACTTTGCCGAAGCGGCGGTTCAGGCTGGCATTCCCCGCACCGAGGACTTTAACCGGGGCAGTAACGAAGGGGTCGCCTATTTCGAAGTGAACCAGCGCGATGGCTGGCGTTGGAATACCGCCAAGGCATTTTTGCGTAGCGCGCTAAAGCGGGACAATCTGACGCTTTGGCACTCTACCCAGGTGAACCGGCTCTGCTTCGATCGTTCGCAAGCGCTTCGCTGTACCGGGGTAGAGGTGGTGCGCAGCGGCAAAACCCTGCGGGTGCAGGCGCAAAAAGAAGTGGTGCTGTGCGCAGGGGCGATTGGCTCGCCCCACCTTTTACAGCTATCGGGCATTGGGCCTGCGGAGCATCTGCGCGAGCATGGTATCGAGGCCATTCACGATTTGCCGGGCGTTGGCGAAAACCTGCAAGATCACCTCCAAATACGCTCGGTGTATCGTGTCAGTAACGCCAAGACGCTCAATGCCATTGCCAGCACGCTGTGGGGCAAAGCGGGCATCGGCTGGGAATATGTGACCAAACGCACCGGGCCAATGAGCATGGCCCCCTCGCAGCTTGGCGCATTTACTCGCAGCTCCAACGATCAGCCGTACCCCAATATTCAGTATCACGTCCAACCGCTCAGCCTAGAGGCCTTTGGGCAGCCGCTGCATCCCTATCCGGCCATTACCGCGAGCGTATGCAACTTGAACCCTACCAGCCGAGGAACGGTGCGGTTGAAAAGCGCCGACCCGCGTCAGGCACCGGCGATTTCGCCGAACTATCTCAGCACGCCGGAGGATCGCAAGGTGGCGGCCGATTCGCTGCGGGTAACCCGGCGTATCGCCGAACAGCCTGCCTTTGCGAAGTACTCACCTGAAGAAGTGAAGCCGGGCGTCGAGTATCAAACGGACGAGGAGTTAACGCGGCTGGCAGGGGATATCGGTACGACGATTTTTCATCCGGTGGGCACCACACGAATGGGTAAAGGTGATGACCCAATGGCGGTGGTGGACGCAACATTGCGCGTGAGAGGGGTGTCGGGGCTGCGGATTGCGGATGCGGGCGTGATGCCCACCATCACCAGTGGAAACACCAATTCGCCGACCCTCATGATCGCTGAAAAAGCCGCCGGATGGATTTTAAAAGAAAATTCATTGCATTGA
- a CDS encoding cold-shock protein, with the protein MATGTVKWFNDTKGFGFISPDDNGDDLFAHFSEIQADGFKTLQDGQKVSFDVTQGKKGLQASNIKVLG; encoded by the coding sequence ATGGCAACTGGTACCGTTAAGTGGTTTAACGACACTAAAGGCTTCGGCTTCATTTCTCCGGACGACAATGGCGACGACCTGTTCGCTCACTTCTCCGAAATTCAAGCTGACGGCTTCAAAACTCTGCAAGACGGCCAGAAGGTTTCCTTCGACGTCACCCAGGGTAAAAAAGGCCTTCAGGCTTCTAACATCAAAGTTCTGGGTTAA